In Legionella israelensis, the genomic window CAAGCACATATCCGATTAAAAAAGCAGAAACCATCCATTCCACTTCCCCATTCCCTAAAGCAAACTCTGACTGAATTTGGGGCAAGGCAGGAGTGATAATTGCAGACGATACCGAAGCTACTGATATATAGCTTAGCAGCCAGACCACTTTAAAATTTGAAACCATTTGATTAATCCAAGCACAAACAAATTATTTACTCATGTTACGCAGCTTCGTCTTTTTAAAAGCTATGCCGCGTAATCAGGAAAATTTTAATTGAATTTCCCACGCATTTTTTTGATTTTTTTTATAAAATTTGTCGCTGACAGCATAACCAACCACCAGTGCCAATTCATCATTGATATATATTAAAGGAATATGATCTCGCAGCCAAGGAGGAATATTCCATTCCTGAAAAAGCTTTTTTAACTGCTTTGACTGACCGTGCCAATAAAAGAGCTCTCCCCCCCTGCGAAACCGGATATCGATATGGCTGCCTTCAGGAAAAACCAAACCTCTGGTAACACGATTCACCACAAGACGCCCCAGGTCTGTTATTTTCAAAGGTTCTGGAAAATGTGGCCAAGGCGTTTTTTCAGGCACTTGCATGTTGTCCGTTTTAAGCAGAAACAACTGTTTTCGATAACGACGTATCTGAATCTGTTCCCACTGCACCATGGGCTCGGCGTCTTCCCTGACAAACATCACCTCATCTATGATGCGCTCAATAATGACCGCTGACGGCATTTTTACGCCATTAAATTTTAACCAGAAGCGAAGAACATTGGCGATTCGTTCCTTTCTTAATGGCAGCAGTGACTCAAAAGCCAGTATTGAACGGGTTAAAGATGAAGAATCCAGATCAAGCCCTGCCAAATCTTGCAGATTTTGGCGGGCCTGCTGACAAAGCTCTGCGGTTCGGGCAATATTTTTGCTCACCGATGGCCAACGTTGTTCCAATATCGGTATGATCTCATGCCGAATGAAATTACGGGTAAATTTTACCTCGAGATTAGTTTCATCTTCGATCCAATTTAACTGCTGAGAAACCGCATATCTTTTTAACTGTTCTCTAGTCACTGTTAGTAAAGGTCGAATCAACTCTCCCTTCCCCAAAGTTGAAATTTGCGCCATTGCTGCAAGGCCATCGATACCTGCTCCTCTAAAAAGCTGTAATAATACAGTCTCTGCCTGATCATCTTGATGATGCCCAAGAAGGATAGCGTCGTTTTCTGTAAGCAGGGACGAAAAAACATTAAGACGAGCCAGGCGAGCATTTTCTTCAATATTAGCGCTGCGGTCAAAATCAATGGCTCGCCAAATCATTGGAATAGCCTGCTTTTGACAAAAAAGCTCACAATGCTTTTGCCATTGAGCAGCATTTTGGCTTAACCCATGATGAATGTGGATGGCCGTCAATTTTTTTTTAAGGGGTAAAGATGTGGACAATAGATGCAACAAAACCGTTGAATCCAATCCACCGCTAAACCCCACAAAAAGCCGTTTAAATTTTTTTAAATAAGCAAGTAGTGGCTTATCATTCAGGAAATTAATCACAGGCTCCCATTGCCATGTATTTCTGGTAACGCAATTCAATCAAGTCCTCTGGCGGCATATGGCGAAGTGCCTTTAATTCATTGAGCAGCACGCTTTTTAAACGACTTGTCATGTCCTCTACATCACGATGCGCTCCGCCCAATGGCTCTTCTATGACCTTGTCAACCAGTTTATTTTCATAAATTTTATCAGCAGTAATACCCATAGCGCGTGCTGCTTCACTGGCTTTTGCCGGATCTTTCCAGAGGATTGATGCACAACCCTCGGGTGAAATGACCGAATAAATACTGTATTGCAGCATGATAACTTTATCCCCTACTCCTATAGCCAATGCTCCGCCCGAGCCGGCTTCACCGGTAACAGTACAGATAACCGGTGTTTTGAGCCTTGCCATCTCAAATAAATTTCGGGCAATGGCCTCAGACTGGTTACGTTCTTCAGCACCAATACCCGGATAGGCTCCCGCCGTATCTATAAAGGTAAAAACAGGCATATTGAATTTTTCAGCCAGCTTCATCAAACGCAAAGCCTTACGATACTCCTCAGGTCTTGCCATGCCAAAATTACGATAAACCTTTTCTTTCGTTTTTTTACCTTTTTGATGGCCAATAACCATCACCGGAACATCCTCGAGCCGCGCCATACCTCCAATAATGGCTGGTGCTGAAGAATAACTTCGGTCCCCATGCAACTCTTGAAAGTCTGTAAAAATATGCTCGATGTAATCAGTTGTCTGCGGCCTGAGGGGGTGTCTTGCCATTTGAGCTACTTGCCAGGGCTCAAGATTGGTAAAAATATTCGCCATTAATTCCTTGCATTTGGCTTCAAGTCTTGCAATTTCTTCCGTTAAATTGACTTCGTTATCACTTCCTACCATGCGAAGTGCCTGAATTTTTTGATTCAATTCTTCTATAGGTTGTTCAAAATCCAAAAACTGTCGGCTCATGGGTCACACTCATTGGTAAATTTATCATCATGCGATATGATAACCTCAACTGCCATTTGACGCCACATCTATGGACTATTGATGAGTAAATCTGAGTTTAAAATTTTTTCTTTAAGCGATTGTGTCTTAAAAAACAGACAAATTGATCTCTGGTTTTTTTCTCTTCGTCATGAATTACCCAAGCTGCAAGCATTACTCAGTCCTGATGAAATCAAACGAGCAAACCGATTTTATTTTCCGCGCCATCAAAGACGATTTCGTCATGCCCGTGGTTTGCTGAGGGTCATTTTAAGTCGTTATCTTCACTGTCACGCAAAAGACATTAAATTTGAGTATAATCCACATGGCAAACCTGAAATTCATCATCAATCCGATGTGCAATTTAATGTCAGTCATACCGGTGAATGGGCAATCATTGCAGTTGGTAAGAAATATCCTTTAGGAGTGGATATTGAGCAATATTCTGCTCGTCCTTATCAAGGTATTGCACAACATCTGTTTTCACGTAAAGAGCAGGAAAGTCTGCTAGCCATGCCCTTTTTCCTCAAACCCTGGTTCTTTTTTAACGTATGGGCACAAAAGGAAGCTTTTATCAAGGCCTGTGGCGTTGGCTTGTTTTATCCTACCAATGAATTCAGCGTGATATCAGAGGCTGGAAACCATCAACAGATACTCGATAAAAGAAGCAACACCAGATGGGAAATTAAAACCTTTATGCCAAAAGCAGCAGTCAGCGCCGCCATTTGTCATCACCCGGATATCGATCAAATTCGTTACCTGCCACTTGAGAATCCTGCTTACCTTTTATCTGACTTATAACAAGACGATTGAACTCAGCCTCAATCGCAGCCCTTATAACGAAATCCGTTGACATTTATATCAGCTTGGCTGCAAAATCCTGATTTCCATACCTGCTGCCCACGCGCCTAAAAAAATCAGATTTTTTTAGGCTTTTTGAAAATGAAAAGATTCACTGAAATTCAACAATCCATTTTACATCATCTTCAAGATGGTCGTTGTCATAGCGGCGCTGAACTGGGCGAAGCCATGAATGTTTCACGTACAGCCATCTGGAAACAAATCCGGCAACTGATAAGTTATGGCCTGCCCATCACAACCCTCTCTAAGCAAGGCTATCAGTTAACCAGTCCCTTTGTTATGCTGAATGAGAATGAAATAAGACAACACATCAATACGGATAATTTTCATCCCTATAAATTTCATCTTTTTTCTTCACTGGATTCGACCAATCGTTACCTGAAAGATATAGCCGTTAGCTCTAACATTGATATCTGTTGCAGTGAAGAGCAAACACAGGGACGGGGTAGATTTAACCGCCACTGGCACTCGCCTTTCGGCGAAAATATTTATTTTTCCAGTCGCTGGCAATTTAATCACGATCTCTCCCGCTTATCAGGATTAAGTCTTGTGGTTAGCCTGGCTATTCTCCACACTTTGAAACAACTGAAACTCTCGCAGAACATCTCCATTAAATGGCCAAATGATATTTTATGGCAAAATAAAAAAATATGCGGTAGCCTTGTTGACATCATGGCGGAAAGCAATGGTAATACCATGCTCATTATCGGTATAGGATTGAATGTAAACTCACATACAGAAAATCAATTCATTGAGCATAGACCTTGGTGTTCGCTTTTTGAAATATCTGGCCAATATTTCAATCGCAACCAGATCATTGGGTATCTTATTAACCAGTTGAATACCTATTTAAAAAAATTTTTCAGAGATGGCTTCGAAATTTTTAAGGAGCAATGGCAACAACACGACTATCTTGCCGGCAAACACATCTCGGTAACGCAACCCATTGGGGCTTTACATGGTCTTGCCAAAGGAGTGACAACCTCAGGAGAACTGGTTCTTGAGGATAAAGGAAAAAAGATTCATTATCTGTCTTCAGGAGACACTTCCCTTCATTCTGACTTATCAGAATCAAATTAAAAAAATTGAGCAGGAAATATGTGGTTCAATCTCCTATTTGACGGCAGCACATGCCGGCAAACTTTAGTTGATGGAAAATACAACCTCGAATTATCGCAGCATCGACCACGGCATCTATACGAAGCTCTGTTAGACCCCGCTATCAAGTAGCGGGGATTCGATGTAAAAAATAACTTTGGAAAAATACAACCTCGAATTATCGCAGCATCGACCACGGCATCTATACGAAGCTCTGTTAGACCCCGCTATCAAGTAGCGGGGATTCGATGTAAAAAATAACTTTGGAAAAATACAACCACGAATTACCGCGGCATCGACCGCGCTATCTATGCGAAGCTTTGTTAGGCCCCGCTATCAAGTAGTAGGGATTCGATGAAAAAAATAACTTTGGAAAAATACAACCACGAATTACCGCGGCATCGACCGCGGTATTGTAAGTTACAAAAAATTATATAATGGCCATTAAGAGAGTAGCCCCTTATTGTAAAAATAAAGGGCACGGGCGTGAGCGACCGTCGCGGAATAGGTTTTAACAACCGTCTGGATCAAGGTACTCTAGCCCTGCTCTCGAAACGTTTGAATAGTTGAAAGGACTCTGATTAAAGAACGTCCGCTTACAATCCTAAACAATAAAATTTCGAGGCGCGCATGTCATTATACAGTAATTATATTGGTATCGATATTGGAAAAATTTCTTTTGTTGTAGCGATGTATGGCTCAAAAAAGATATACGAATATGAAAATAATCCGACAGGTATTAAAGCGTTTATAAACGATTTCAAGAGTAAATTAAAATATGCTTTAACTGTATTAGAAACGACAGGCGGTTATGAGATGCAATTATTGCTCACTTTGTGTGAGTCAGGGTTTGCAGTACATCGAGCTAATACACGTAAGGTCAAAAATGCATTGAAAAAAAATCTTGGCTCCAACTTTTCTCTGCGATGACTAAACTCCGCGAAATTGCCAAAACATAATAGCCAGACTAGATTTAAAAAACATCATAAGAGAAACTTAAGAAGGGGCTGAAAATGGATTTGAATCTACAACATGATAAAAAAAATAAAAGATTCTACGTTGAGATAGATAATAAGGAGAGTGAGTTAAAATATAAAAAAGTTGATGAAAAAACACTGGACTACTTTACGACTTTTGTCCCGGCAGATCAAAGAGGCCAGGGAATTGCCGCCAAAATTACCGATTTTGCTTTGCGATATGCTAAAAAAAATAATTATAAAGTTTTGCCAACCTGCCCTTTTGTAAAAAATTATATTGATAATCATCCAGAATATAAGGATTTAGTAGTGAAAGAATCAGACTCAGAGGAAGAAGATAATAAGTCATTAAAAAAATATTGGCCTTTAGTTTCATTAATCCTTGTTTCTATTCTTGCAGGACTCGCCCTTCTCTGGCAAACGGGTGGTGGAATGCGGGCATGGATGCACTATTATATGGGTGTATTTCTCGTGATTTTCAGCACTTTAAAAGTATTTCATCCCCTTGATTTTGCCGATGGCTTTGAGATGTATGATATCATCGCCAAACGATCCCGAGTTTATGCCTACTGCTATCCACTAATTGAGTTGTTTCTGGGTCTGGCCTTCCTGTCTTTCTTTTTACCAATACTGACCTATATTGTCACTATTATTATTTTTACCATTGGTTCAGTGGGCGTTATTCAGGCATTACAAGAAGGATTAGATATAAAATGCCCTTGCATGGGAACAGTGTTAGATGTGCCTTTATCAACAGTCACTCTTACCGAAGACATAAGCATGGCTGTCATGGCTTTTATCCTTCTGGTTATTAATATCATTTAATTTTTTTATTCATTTTTAGCGACCTCTCTGCGTCAAGAAAACATCATGAGCAATCATGCTCATGATCCACCAGATTCGTGCTGTTTCATAGCTACCGATATGCCTCGGTAATGTAATGACTCTTGAATATCGCAATAACTGCCAAAAAACTGATTATCTCCAGTGGAAATCGATTACCCTTTTGGCGATGTGGTATTTCTAAAGATTCCCTAAAAACACCCGGATTTGATTTATTTTAATGCATATTGTATAATATATTGATATTCAGAGGGGGTTAAAAGTGCCTGGAAAAGATGAGAAAAAAAACAATTTATCAATCCATGAACATGCAATTGCAGCTAAAGAGTATGCTCGTGAGCGCATCCTGCAGGGTTCCACCCAATTAAGTAATAATGAAATTCCTCTTTGGCGGACTTTACACCATATGGATGGAATATCAACCAAAAGAAATCTGGCAAAAAACACATCCCGAAATTTAAGTTTAGAGTCTGATCCTTATGTCCGAAGTTTTGAAGCTGATATCCTTATTTCAAATAAATTGTCTATCGGGAATTGCGGTGAACTTGCTTATCAAGCATTAGATTATTTCCTGACTGAAACTGATTTCAGGGCTGAAGTCTATCATATAGTGAATGGCGATCATGTGTTTCTGGTGGTAAACCGCGATCCAAATAGTGATCCTGCAAAGCCTGAAACCTGGGGTAGTGAAGCATTTATTTGTGATCCATGGGCAAACAAAGTGTTTAATGCGTCTGACTATCAATCTGAATTAAAAAATTATTATGGTAATAGTGGCTTTGAGGCTCCTAGATATGAACCGTACGCAAAACTCTGTAATACAGAAGCCTTTAGTCCAGAAAAGCATTCATTAGCCCCTACAAAAAACATCAATACTGATTATCTAAGAAAACATAGAAAAACAGAGAATTTAAAAACGGAATTTGAAGCAGGTATCGAAGCATTAAAAATATACACATCTAAACTAGAAGCACTTCATAGGAAACTGGTAGAAAAATATGGGGAAAATGATACCAAGGCAGTAGTAATGGCCAATAAAATCACCAGATTAAATAGGGTGCAAAGTAGCCTTAAAAATGGGTTTGAAAAAGTTCAAAATGTCACCAGTTACCGTGAAGT contains:
- the tilS gene encoding tRNA lysidine(34) synthetase TilS, whose translation is MINFLNDKPLLAYLKKFKRLFVGFSGGLDSTVLLHLLSTSLPLKKKLTAIHIHHGLSQNAAQWQKHCELFCQKQAIPMIWRAIDFDRSANIEENARLARLNVFSSLLTENDAILLGHHQDDQAETVLLQLFRGAGIDGLAAMAQISTLGKGELIRPLLTVTREQLKRYAVSQQLNWIEDETNLEVKFTRNFIRHEIIPILEQRWPSVSKNIARTAELCQQARQNLQDLAGLDLDSSSLTRSILAFESLLPLRKERIANVLRFWLKFNGVKMPSAVIIERIIDEVMFVREDAEPMVQWEQIQIRRYRKQLFLLKTDNMQVPEKTPWPHFPEPLKITDLGRLVVNRVTRGLVFPEGSHIDIRFRRGGELFYWHGQSKQLKKLFQEWNIPPWLRDHIPLIYINDELALVVGYAVSDKFYKKNQKNAWEIQLKFS
- a CDS encoding acetyl-CoA carboxylase carboxyltransferase subunit alpha; the encoded protein is MSRQFLDFEQPIEELNQKIQALRMVGSDNEVNLTEEIARLEAKCKELMANIFTNLEPWQVAQMARHPLRPQTTDYIEHIFTDFQELHGDRSYSSAPAIIGGMARLEDVPVMVIGHQKGKKTKEKVYRNFGMARPEEYRKALRLMKLAEKFNMPVFTFIDTAGAYPGIGAEERNQSEAIARNLFEMARLKTPVICTVTGEAGSGGALAIGVGDKVIMLQYSIYSVISPEGCASILWKDPAKASEAARAMGITADKIYENKLVDKVIEEPLGGAHRDVEDMTSRLKSVLLNELKALRHMPPEDLIELRYQKYMAMGACD
- a CDS encoding 4'-phosphopantetheinyl transferase family protein — protein: MSKSEFKIFSLSDCVLKNRQIDLWFFSLRHELPKLQALLSPDEIKRANRFYFPRHQRRFRHARGLLRVILSRYLHCHAKDIKFEYNPHGKPEIHHQSDVQFNVSHTGEWAIIAVGKKYPLGVDIEQYSARPYQGIAQHLFSRKEQESLLAMPFFLKPWFFFNVWAQKEAFIKACGVGLFYPTNEFSVISEAGNHQQILDKRSNTRWEIKTFMPKAAVSAAICHHPDIDQIRYLPLENPAYLLSDL
- a CDS encoding biotin--[acetyl-CoA-carboxylase] ligase is translated as MKRFTEIQQSILHHLQDGRCHSGAELGEAMNVSRTAIWKQIRQLISYGLPITTLSKQGYQLTSPFVMLNENEIRQHINTDNFHPYKFHLFSSLDSTNRYLKDIAVSSNIDICCSEEQTQGRGRFNRHWHSPFGENIYFSSRWQFNHDLSRLSGLSLVVSLAILHTLKQLKLSQNISIKWPNDILWQNKKICGSLVDIMAESNGNTMLIIGIGLNVNSHTENQFIEHRPWCSLFEISGQYFNRNQIIGYLINQLNTYLKKFFRDGFEIFKEQWQQHDYLAGKHISVTQPIGALHGLAKGVTTSGELVLEDKGKKIHYLSSGDTSLHSDLSESN
- a CDS encoding GNAT family N-acetyltransferase encodes the protein MDLNLQHDKKNKRFYVEIDNKESELKYKKVDEKTLDYFTTFVPADQRGQGIAAKITDFALRYAKKNNYKVLPTCPFVKNYIDNHPEYKDLVVKESDSEEEDNKSLKKYWPLVSLILVSILAGLALLWQTGGGMRAWMHYYMGVFLVIFSTLKVFHPLDFADGFEMYDIIAKRSRVYAYCYPLIELFLGLAFLSFFLPILTYIVTIIIFTIGSVGVIQALQEGLDIKCPCMGTVLDVPLSTVTLTEDISMAVMAFILLVINII